In Arachis hypogaea cultivar Tifrunner chromosome 2, arahy.Tifrunner.gnm2.J5K5, whole genome shotgun sequence, a genomic segment contains:
- the LOC114924806 gene encoding uncharacterized protein, with product MTECLRATTGDFLDGGHWTALSGSLRGVRNLPMCSLVKATYGRLAELFVRKGREAEAQLKTGQQFSQHLVKCIEANLKMARCFTMTLYDRDNSEFTIAETTPTGSFSLGSYRVSLASQTCDCGYFQALHFPCPHALACCAYSRLTWEPYVHQVYRLSLVFSVYRMGFTPPIPEGFWPPYDGPTVIPDPNKRRVREGRPRSTRIRTNMNEAGLNRPKRCGLCRQPGHTRRSCPQLEGAEHTRGHD from the exons ATGACTGAATGCCTTCGAGCAACGACTGGCGACTTCCTTGACGGTGGACACTGGACAGCACTCTCTGGCTCCCTCAGG GGTGTCAGAAATCTTCCTATGTGCTCGCTAGTGAAGGCAACATACGGAAGGTTGGCCGAATTATTTGTTCGCAAAGGGAGAGAGGCTGAGGCGCAGCTGAAAACCGGACAACAATTTAGTCAGCACTTGGTGAAGTGTatagaggccaacttgaagaTGGCTAGGTGCTTCACGATGACTTTGTACGACAgggataactccgagttcaccaTCGCAGAGACAACTCCGACTGGGTCTTTCTCACTGGGTAGCTACAGAGTCTCACTTGCATCTCAGACATGTGACTGCGGATACTTCCAGgcacttcatttcccgtgtcCCCACGCACTGGCATGCTGTGCCTACTCACGGCTTACATGGGAGCCTTACGTCCACCAGGTGTATCGTCTTAGTTTGGTCTTCAGTGTGTATCGGATGGGTTTTACACCTCCCATTccggagggtttctggccaccataTGACGGGCCGACTGTCATCCCAGACCCGAATAAGAGGCGTGTGAGAGAGGGTCGTCCGAGGTCCACTCGAATACGGACCAATATGAACGAGGCAGGTCTGAACCGGCCAAAGAGATGTGGGCTTTGTCGGCAGCCCGGTCACACACGTCGGAGTTGCCCGCAGCTCGAAGGAGCAGAGCACACACGGGGACATGATTAG